One genomic window of Caenorhabditis elegans chromosome I includes the following:
- the ndx-4 gene encoding Bis(5'-nucleosyl)-tetraphosphatase [asymmetrical] (Confirmed by transcript evidence), whose amino-acid sequence MVVKAAGLVIYRKLAGKIEFLLLQASYPPHHWTPPKGHVDPGEDEWQAAIRETKEEANITKEQLTIHEDCHETLFYEAKGKPKSVKYWLAKLNNPDDVQLSHEHQNWKWCELEDAIKIADYAEMGSLLRKFSAFLAGF is encoded by the exons ATGGTCGTAAAAGCCGCGGGACTTGTGATCTACCGGAAGTTGGCGGGAAAAATCGAGTTTCTCCTGCTTCAAGCCTCCTATCCACCACATCACTGGACCCCACCAAAAGGTCACGTGGATCCAGGAGAAGATGAATGGCAGGCGGCAATTCGTGAGACTAAGGAAGAAGCTAATATTACAAAAGAGCAACTGACAATTCATGAAGATTGTCATGAAACACTCTTTTATgag GCAAAAGGGAAGccaaaatcagtgaaatattGGCTCGCCAAGCTCAACAATCCAGACGACGTTCAACTATCTCATGAAcatcaaaattggaaatggtGTGAATTGGAAGATGCTatcaaaattgccgattacGCTGAAATGGGCAGCCTTCTCCGCaaattttccgcttttttggccggattttaa
- the Y37H9A.5 gene encoding uncharacterized protein (Partially confirmed by transcript evidence) encodes MEVEESHQSQPEQHGSPYWNHEAKDFPLHRRKSTPSSSRTSASRFSTSTM; translated from the exons ATGGAAGTCGAAGAATCACACCAATCACAACCAGAACAACACGGCTCACCGTATTGGAATCACGAAGCCAAAGATTTTCCTCTCCATAGAAGGAAGTCGACGCCAAGTTCATCAAGAACCTCCGCTTCGAG GTTCTCGACTTCCACAATGTAA
- the W09G3.7 gene encoding Williams-Beuren syndrome chromosomal region 16 protein (Confirmed by transcript evidence) yields MISRWQTTRFLSNSAGKTRKNVDCAVYGCGLSASGALAIPKLVANSDDVTAGEARFPKRIAYFNTKSIKFISSGFGFSLFASKNRLYGAGINNRFQIGGQLTNINKYQDYYISAKKINIPGDEILEISSGRAHSLIRTNLGVFAIGDNNFGQCGRNPENMDYVVGSEESPLLPLSFPTSEPIISIHCSMDTSFVVDSSGAVFSFGLNEDGQCGNEAYGIQWEPAKVRGDVEGSKIQKVSGSTDTLLACSENGEIFIWGQTEYGQAAGATDEIQLNTSRHVANSLGPIICVDSTQSSVVARNSRGNVFVWGVGVLGMGPEAESLKTPTQMDQPLFDGKMVTSVSAGNSCMSAINEDGRLFIWGENRYSSLGLGHQKRQLFPYQLFLPGDVRKAALGPDHSLFLVN; encoded by the exons ATGATTTCCCGGTGGCAAACTACCCGATTTTTGTCGAATTCCGCtggaaaaacgcgaaaaaac gTGGATTGTGCCGTGTATGGATGTGGTTTATCAGCTTCTGGTGCTCTTGCAATCCCAAAATTAGTTgcaaatt CTGATGACGTCACGGCGGGAGAAGCCCGGTTTCCGAAGAGAATTGCGTATTTTAATACGAAAAGTATTAAATTTATAAGCTCAGGCTTTGGATTTTCGCTTTTTGCGTCGAAAAATCGCCTCTACGGTGCTGGAATTAATAATCG CTTCCAGATCGGTGGTCAGCTGACGAATATCAACAAATATCAGGATTATTATATATCCgcaaagaaaatcaatattcccGGCGATGAGATTCTCGAGATTTCGTCCGGTAGAGCGCACTCGCTGATTCGAACCAATTTGGGCGTTTTTGCGATTGGTGATAATAATTTTGGGCAATGTGGACGGAATCCTGAGAATATGGATTATGTTGTGGGCTCTGAAG agTCTCCACTACTTCCCCTGTCATTTCCAACCTCGGAGCCAATAATCTCAATCCACTGCTCAATGGACACATCATTTGTCGTAGATTCCAGTGGCGCCGTATTCAGTTTCGGCCTAAACGAGGACGGCCAGTGTGGAAATGAGGCCTACGGGATACAATGGGAACCGGCAAAAGTTCGAGGAGACGTGGAAGGctcgaaaatccaaaaagtgtCAGGATCCACGGATACCCTACTTGCCTGTAGTGAAAACggcgaaattttcatttgggGACAAACGGAGTACGGTCAAGCGGCTGGAGCAACTGATGAGATTCAATTGAATACGTCACGCCACGTGGCAAACTCGCTGGGACCTATAATTTGTGTTGATAGTACACAGTCATCTGTTGTGGCACGAAATTCCCGTGGAAATGTCTTTGTTTGGGGTGTTGGAGTACTTGGAATGGGTCCTGAAGCGGAATCTCTCAAAACGCCCACGCAAATGGATCAACCGCTTTTTGATGGGAAAATG gtgacCTCTGTCTCTGCCGGCAACAGCTGTATGTCTGCAATCAATGAAGACGGCCGACTATTCATTTGgggagaaaatcgatattcaaGCTTAGGCCTCGGACATCAAAAACGTCAATTATTCCCTTATCAATTATTTCTGCCGGGAGATGTACGAAAAGCTGCACTTGGACCTGATCATTCTCTGTTTTTAGTTaattaa
- the W09G3.7 gene encoding uncharacterized protein (Confirmed by transcript evidence) has translation MISRWQTTRFLSNSAGKTRKNVDCAVYGCGLSASGALAIPKLVANSDDVTAGEARFPKRIAYFNTKSIKFISSGFGFSLFASKNRLYGAGINNRSVVS, from the exons ATGATTTCCCGGTGGCAAACTACCCGATTTTTGTCGAATTCCGCtggaaaaacgcgaaaaaac gTGGATTGTGCCGTGTATGGATGTGGTTTATCAGCTTCTGGTGCTCTTGCAATCCCAAAATTAGTTgcaaatt CTGATGACGTCACGGCGGGAGAAGCCCGGTTTCCGAAGAGAATTGCGTATTTTAATACGAAAAGTATTAAATTTATAAGCTCAGGCTTTGGATTTTCGCTTTTTGCGTCGAAAAATCGCCTCTACGGTGCTGGAATTAATAATCG ATCGGTGGTCAGCTGA
- the tag-229 gene encoding Hemimethylated DNA-binding domain-containing protein (Confirmed by transcript evidence) yields MEIKPELIFIGILILVPAQWLLSPSETGHLKYRMNSLIFTLKQYIPSFMTSSSDSEAEAAESSAIMAEMNPEGNGAYGMGQYTRHRAPHVEFRVGDVITHTKLNFRGVIIGWDEHAIAPEKFLKVAHGENKNYATQPNYAVLIDTRDRLTPQLSYIVQENLEIDKGTVMHPLVDKFFDGFDEKRQKYIMRPLYKQWYPDD; encoded by the exons ATGGAAATAAAGCCGGAACTCATATTTATTGGAATTCTTATTCTGGTACCCGCACAATGGCTTCTATCACCTTCGGAAACTGGCCATTTGAAATATCGAATGAATAG TCTAATCTTCACACTAAAACAATATATTCCATCatttatgacgtcatcatCGGATTCTGAAGCAGAAGCCGCTGAAAGTTCTGCAATTATGGCTGAAATGAATCCGGAAGGAAATGGAGCATATGGAA TGGGTCAATATACACGTCATCGGGCTCCACACGTGGAATTTCGTGTTGGTGACGTCATCACTCATacgaaattgaattttcgtgGTGTTATTATTGGATGGGATGAACATGCAATTGCACcggaaaaatttctaaaagttgCGCATGGCGAGAATAag aattacgCTACTCAGCCCAACTACGCTGTCCTCATCGACACCCGCGACCGCCTGACACCTCAATTATCGTATATTGttcaggaaaatttggaaatcgaTAAAGGAACTGTGATGCATCCGCTCGTCGATAAATTCTTTGATGGATTCgatgaaaaacggcaaaa ataCATCATGCGCCCTCTATACAAGCAATGGTATCCCGACGactaa
- the maea-1 gene encoding E3 ubiquitin-protein transferase MAEA (Confirmed by transcript evidence), translating to MMMEIEDDEVPSPPSPHPAGTTIGGPNSKRYSDILSLDYCTFRIPYEELNIRFRNGQKDLDRAATGVAKAAELLQKKTAGSNEPVSRESLRRHFDLLIRQVQEARKTVERITQSEIEQLDKITTRADRIHEEFEVTRDSENPRNTEKLERQKFCRFIVWHMLRCGYIEPAKVLVKEMELEDLVDVDVFENMYAVQQALLDGNIQPCLAWCDRHHRKLRKLESRIELVARQQEAVTLIELGNIPEAVAYVKKYIAPIAKGKFTEDLKKTMGAIACTLEQSRLRNPELHAADRYQKCAALFIEEAHRIFEIHGNTALATLIQYGLATQKTPSCHNDEKTPLDKQKCIVCRPDVWPIAENLPYSHVANSRIFCSLSGKLCDDDKNIPFLFPSGHVIGSAAIERLKRDDNKLYDPIHKKLIDEEEALRLYFL from the exons atgatgatggaaatCGAGGATGACGAGGTGCCATCACCTCCGTCCCCTCATCCCGCTGGTACCACAATTGGTGGACCAAATAGCAAAAGATACAGTGATATACTATCGTTGGACTACTGTACTTTTCGTATTCCGTACGAAGAGCTGAATATTCGATTCAGAAATGGGCAAAAA gaccTTGACCGTGCAGCAACGGGCGTCGCAAAAGCAGCCGAGCTTCTCCAAAAAAAGACGGCCGGCTCAAATGAGCCGGTCTCCCGTGAATCACTCCGCCGTCACTTTGATCTACTCATCCGACAAGTACAAGAAGCGCGAAAAACTGTTGAAAGGATCACCCAATCGGAAATCGAGCAGCTGGATAAAATTACGACACGAGCCGACCGGATTCACGAGGAATTTGAAGTTACACGTGACAGCGAGAATCCCAGGAATACGGAAAAGCTTGAACGACAGAAATTCTGCAGATTTATTGTTTGGCACATGTTGAGATGCGGTTATATTGAACCGGCGAAGGTTTTGGTCAAGGAAATGGAGTTGGAAG ATCTCGTCGACGTGGATGTCTTCGAGAACATGTACGCCGTGCAACAAGCGCTTCTCGACGGAAATATCCAGCCATGTCTTGCCTGGTGTGACCGTCATCACCGGAAGCTTCGAAAACTGGAATCTCGGATCGAGTTGGTCGCCAGGCAACAGGAAGCAGTGACTTTAATTGAGCTGGGCAATATTCCAGAGGCAGTTGCCTATGTGAAAAAGTATATTGCTCCGATTGCAAAGGGGAAATTCACTGAGGATTTGAAGAAG acAATGGGCGCCATTGCATGTACCCTTGAACAATCACGTCTTCGAAATCCGGAGCTCCACGCCGCCGATCGATATCAGAAATGCGCGGCGCTTTTTATCGAAGAAGCGCATCGGATTTTTGAGATTCATGGGAACACGGCGCTCGCCACACTGATACAATATGGTCTAGCGACACAAAAGACCCCGTCATGTCATAATGACGAGAAAACCCCGCTGGATAAg CAAAAGTGCATAGTATGCCGTCCGGACGTGTGGCCAATTGCCGAGAATCTTCCCTATTCCCACGTGGCAAATTCTCGGATTTTCTGCTCGTTATCCGGAAAATTATGCGATGATGATAAGAATATTCCGTTTCTTTTTCCATCAGGGCATGTAATTGGATCAGCTGCAATTGAAAGACTGAAACGAGATGATAATAAGCTATATGACCCGATTCATAAGAAATTAATCGACGAGGAAGAGGCTTTACGgctatattttttgtga
- the W09G3.8 gene encoding Immediate early response 3-interacting protein 1 (Confirmed by transcript evidence) → MALSFYALLEAALLVLNGIAILHRERFLKKYGLGAPSHSFDGSNSVKDQLVSLIFAVQTVMRMPLIAINIVVIVFKLILG, encoded by the exons ATGGCCTTATCATTCTACGCGTTGCTCGAAGCGGCTCTTCTCGTCCTCAACGGAATCGCGATTCTTCATCGTGAACGATTCTTGAAAAAG TACGGACTCGGTGCCCCATCCCACTCATTTGACGGTTCCAACTCGGTGAAGGATCAGCTGGTTTCCCTGATTTTTGCCGTTCAAACAGTCATGcgaa TGCCTCTCATCGCTATCAACATTGTGGTGATCGTGTTCAAGCTGATTCTGGGTtaa
- the W09G3.8 gene encoding Immediate early response 3-interacting protein 1 (Confirmed by transcript evidence), translating to VVIVFKLILG from the coding sequence GTGGTGATCGTGTTCAAGCTGATTCTGGGTtaa
- the W09G3.6 gene encoding RING-type domain-containing protein (Confirmed by transcript evidence): MVVGGADRGVISYFCGHVYHKICLTGRFNAGCVACRVRARRATRAGSSATSSPVASPIMSPRHQKI, from the coding sequence ATGGTAGTTGGCGGTGCGGATCGAGGTGTCATTTCGTATTTCTGTGGACATGTGTATCATAAAATCTGCCTGACGGGAAGATTTAATGCCGGCTGCGTAGCGTGTCGAGTACGGGCTCGGCGAGCAACTCGCGCGGGATCCTCTGCCACGTCATCGCCTGTTGCGTCACCGATTATGTCGCCACGTCATCAGAAGatttaa